One window of the Terriglobales bacterium genome contains the following:
- a CDS encoding DinB family protein, whose translation MIAPPVLRQLYDYNYWARDRQLDACRKLSEEQFTRKLGGSFASIRDTLTHVAGAEWIWCERWNGRSPRIFPKGEQFSNLGAVEKYWRGVEQDVRAFLGSVSEPALLKPLTYTNMAGERWTYPLWQAMFHLVNHGTYHRGQVTTLLRQLGAEAEAVDFLVMVDREPAAKGK comes from the coding sequence ATGATCGCTCCGCCGGTGCTGCGGCAACTCTACGATTACAACTACTGGGCACGCGACCGCCAACTCGACGCCTGCCGCAAGTTGAGCGAAGAGCAATTCACGCGCAAGCTGGGCGGAAGTTTTGCGTCGATACGCGACACGCTGACGCACGTTGCCGGCGCCGAGTGGATCTGGTGCGAGCGTTGGAACGGCCGCTCGCCGCGCATCTTTCCCAAGGGAGAGCAGTTTTCCAACCTGGGTGCAGTTGAGAAGTACTGGCGCGGGGTGGAGCAGGATGTGCGCGCGTTCCTCGGATCGGTCTCGGAGCCGGCGTTGCTGAAGCCGCTGACCTACACCAACATGGCCGGCGAGCGGTGGACATACCCGCTGTGGCAGGCCATGTTCCACCTGGTAAATCACGGGACGTATCACCGCGGGCAGGTAACAACCTTGCTGCGGCAGCTCGGCGCGGAAGCTGAGGCGGTGGATTTCCTGGTTATGGTCGATCGCGAACCGGCGGCGAAAGGCAAGTAG
- the rph gene encoding ribonuclease PH — protein MVYRSDNRTPEQMRPVRIVPDFISTAEGSALIEVGNTRVICTASVEEAVPSWMRNRGKGWVTGEYGMLPRSTLTRTARESARGRIGGRTHEIQRLIGRSLRAVVDLARLGERTIWVDCDVIQADGGTRTASITGAFVAFGLAMQKLVEAGTMTHAPIRDFVAATSVGIVDGEIMLDLAYEEDSRAEVDMNFVMTGAKKMVEVQATAEQRPFDDAQLKRMVELAKRGVESLIAKQQAVLSNLLLRQ, from the coding sequence ATGGTTTACCGCAGCGACAACCGCACGCCGGAGCAGATGCGGCCGGTGCGCATCGTGCCCGACTTCATTTCGACCGCCGAAGGCTCGGCGCTGATCGAAGTGGGTAACACGCGCGTGATCTGCACCGCTTCGGTGGAGGAGGCGGTGCCTTCGTGGATGCGCAACAGGGGCAAAGGCTGGGTCACCGGAGAGTACGGCATGCTGCCGCGTTCAACCTTGACGCGCACGGCGCGCGAGTCGGCGCGCGGACGCATCGGCGGCCGCACGCATGAAATCCAGCGGCTGATCGGCAGGTCGCTGCGGGCGGTGGTGGATCTTGCCCGCCTGGGAGAGCGCACCATCTGGGTGGATTGCGACGTCATCCAGGCGGACGGGGGAACACGAACCGCCTCCATTACCGGCGCGTTCGTAGCATTCGGGCTTGCCATGCAGAAGCTTGTGGAGGCAGGCACCATGACGCATGCTCCCATCCGCGATTTCGTGGCCGCCACCAGCGTCGGCATCGTGGATGGAGAAATCATGCTCGACCTGGCCTACGAGGAAGATTCCCGCGCCGAGGTGGACATGAACTTCGTCATGACCGGCGCCAAGAAAATGGTTGAGGTGCAGGCCACCGCCGAGCAGCGCCCGTTCGACGACGCGCAGTTGAAGCGCATGGTCGAGTTGGCGAAGCGGGGCGTGGAATCGCTGATCGCCAAGCAGCAGGCGGTGCTGAGCAATCTCCTGTTGAGGCAATGA
- a CDS encoding tagatose 1,6-diphosphate aldolase, which translates to MKLTPGKLSGLRAVSTERGVIAAAAMDQRGSLQKSLAKEKGGDISDRDMEEFKSLVTEVLTPHASAILLDPEWGLPASKRRSRNAGLLLAYEKTGYDKTGPGRLPDLLDHWSVRRLKESGADCCKILLYYTPFDPKAINDQKHAWVERIGDECRANDIPFFLEFVVYEEGADEKGFEFAKKKPEAVRASMAEFTKDRYGVDVMKVEVPVNMKFVEGARANAGQKAYSKQEAMNLFREAAHAATKPFIYLSAGVSNAEFTEALELAAEAGVKFNGVLCGRATWKEGIPVYAKQGAEAFRKWLQSEGVKNISNVNERLKAATSWFDLYGVQAELAKA; encoded by the coding sequence GTGAAGTTGACTCCAGGAAAACTGTCGGGACTGAGAGCGGTTTCGACCGAGCGCGGAGTGATCGCGGCGGCGGCCATGGACCAGCGTGGGTCGCTACAGAAGTCCCTGGCCAAGGAAAAAGGCGGCGACATCAGCGACCGCGACATGGAAGAGTTCAAATCGCTGGTCACCGAGGTCCTGACCCCGCACGCCAGCGCCATCCTGCTGGATCCGGAGTGGGGCCTGCCGGCATCCAAGCGCCGCAGCCGCAATGCGGGCCTGCTGCTGGCGTACGAGAAAACCGGGTATGACAAGACCGGCCCGGGCCGCCTTCCCGACCTGTTGGATCACTGGTCGGTGCGCCGGCTGAAGGAGAGCGGCGCCGACTGCTGCAAGATCCTGCTGTACTACACCCCGTTTGATCCCAAGGCGATCAATGACCAGAAGCACGCCTGGGTGGAACGCATCGGCGACGAGTGCCGCGCCAACGACATTCCGTTTTTCCTCGAGTTCGTGGTCTACGAGGAAGGCGCCGACGAGAAAGGCTTCGAGTTCGCCAAGAAGAAGCCCGAGGCGGTGCGCGCTTCCATGGCGGAGTTCACCAAGGATCGTTATGGCGTCGACGTGATGAAGGTGGAAGTGCCGGTCAACATGAAGTTCGTGGAAGGGGCGCGCGCCAACGCCGGCCAGAAGGCGTATTCCAAGCAGGAAGCGATGAATCTTTTCCGCGAGGCAGCCCACGCGGCCACCAAGCCGTTCATCTATCTTTCCGCAGGCGTCAGCAATGCCGAGTTCACGGAGGCGCTGGAACTGGCGGCAGAAGCGGGCGTGAAGTTCAACGGCGTGCTATGCGGGCGCGCCACCTGGAAAGAAGGCATTCCGGTATATGCCAAGCAGGGCGCGGAGGCCTTCCGCAAATGGCTGCAGAGTGAGGGCGTTAAAAACATCAGCAACGTCAACGAGAGACTGAAGGCGGCGACGTCGTGGTTCGACCTTTACGGAGTGCAGGCGGAATTGGCAAAAGCGTAA